AAATCACTAAAGATCACTTAACTCTTGGCTGAAAAGCTGTTTCCCTTCTTTGATTGAAGGTTTTCAGAAATGTCATATGTTTTATCTGTAGGCAAACACCCAGCATTGATGTCAAAGTGTACTGACAACCTGGAGAGAGGTGAAAAGTTATGTCACTGAAGCTcagcaaaacaatattttcagaTGGTGATAAGTTAGTCTCAATTTAGCCTGGACAGAATACTCATTTATACTGAAAGTCATTTGTTGAATGCAGCcctttaaaatgtttgcatgttaacCACATGCAGGTTCAATTGTCTGgttttctgaaacagaaaacatatggtttgctttaaataaaacatctgtttaaaatgtttacctCCTATCTTTTTAGAATATATAAATGTGCTTATCATATCAGGAGGACTCTCATTAACGTGACAGAATTATTTGAATTACTATTTGATTTcaacttttcttatttttgatCTCTCTCAAACAATTTGGGATCAGAAGTTTTCTCAATGGCACTTACTGTTAAAAGTATGAGAATAACACAAAAATTATGtcattcatatatttttaaaacacaattttacTGTGAGTGTCTTTATATGGCCTTCACATTATGTACCAATTGCATGTTTACAAATGGCATTTTTTGTAtgttacagcacacacactggataTGTCATGAAGGAGACTGCATGCTGGACCTCCGGAGGAGTCTGTACGGTTTGCCCTGAGTGTGTCTTGATGTCAGCCTGCCTCCCGCGGTCTCACTGCACATTTCTGCGGACAGATGGGATAAGTACTGTGTCAGCTTCACAAGGCCCACCAACAGAGCTCCCCCACCCAGCATCAGACAGGGCCACAGCAATGCAAACAGGGCATCCTTGTAGGTGTGCTTTCTGTTCAAGATGGCGTCCACTGGGTGCTTTGTGTGGtcagtgaaacacagtgagGTGTTGTCCAGCTGAGTGTCCAAGATGTTTTTCAGTGTCTTAACTTCCTTTAGAAGTTCTTTTCTGTCCATCCGGCATTTGGGTATGTagaaacactgagaaagaaaagatacGATTTAAGTGTAATTTTTATCAAGTGACCTACTTGTTACAGTTGGCAGTGCTGATTGCAATCAGTGAGACAAGCTTCAATTttgattctgtttttgtctgttaaaAAACCCCCAGAAAACAATTCTAGCCTCCGTGtgctgaattgaaactgaaaaatgattcaCACAATTCCCCGAAACAGATCAGTGTGCATGAGAGCATCCTCTAATAATGTCAGCTTGCTTACAAGGGTACACAAGGGTACAGTAATCAGAGTACTGCTGGTTTTCCATCAGTTAGCTAGTTCAGTATAGGTTTTGCCTTTCCCACTTTTTCAGGTGCTTTTTCAAGTTGCTGCTAAGATGGCTAAAAAAATACGATGAGTCTGAGCTCTGAGAAGCAAAATCAAGATCTACTATACAGAGTGGTCCTTCATGTCAGCTGTAGTACATATAAATAAAGCTTTAATGCTCAAGTCCACTCCTTGGGGGCCAGTTTCCTGATGGTGGTCATCCCTTACCGTTGACAAACCACACCTGGTATGAAGCAGATCCAAAGCAGAGGCTTATAAAGCTGTAAGGTAAGACGTAAAACCTGGAATTTACTGCCTTAAATCCCTACCTCAAGAGTGAGTTGGACCAATTCCTCGTCAAAGTGGAGAAAAGCTGTCTGATTGGAGCCAGTGAGGTTAACCATTGCCCTGAGGCAAGGCACGGTGCTCACACCTCTGCAGTCCACCCACTCCTCGAGGATTTCAGTCTTCAGCAGAACACAGCTGGCCTCCTCCCAGTTACTGGAAAGCAAGTGGAAAAGTTCAGGCAGCGAAAACCTTAGACATCAGTAATCAAATAATTGTTTCACGTTAGATCTCTGatgcaaagagaaacagatgaaaatgaaaaatgtcatacTATTTCAACTTGGCTTAGTTATTCAAATTTTAACATGCTTTATCTTTAACTTCAGATGGATTTCCTTTGGTGACTTCCCTTGACTTTTATTCCAGTCAGTGCAGGTTGATTTATGACAAAATACCTGTAAAACTGATGCAATTCCCAACAgcttcagctgtgctttgtgttttgtgaaaattAGGAAATGGTAGCATGCTAAGACTAAACCAAGGTGGTAAATGTGGTAAGCATCAGTATATTAGTTTGTTATTCTGAGTATGTTAGCACaccaacattagcatttagcacaaGTCTGCATAAATACAGTCTCACACTGCTAGTCCAGCTGTATACTCTTATTTCTCTTCCACAAATGTTAAGGTTTGTTCCTTCTATCTCTTGCATATAATTTatcaattaatcaaaaaaaattTAATCATTCCTAAAAGTTATGCTGTTACAGTCACATGCATGAGTAAACAACTGGATAATAAAACTTCTACTATTgtcaaaaatcacaaataacaAATCACATGACGTCCCTTTAACAATCAACAAACTCCAGTGTACCTGTTAACATAAGGTTTGATCATAGTGATGCCAACCACAAAGAACATAAGCACAGAGAAGGCCATCATGCTGAAGCCCAGGAGGATGGCTCTGTCCTCCCCCACACTCGACACTGGCATCTGGGTCCGAGTTCGCTGTCCTCCACGTCCATCCAGCCCTCTGCTCCACTCCAGATCCTGAGCTGTCGCTGAGTAGaagtctctgtgtctctcataccacacacatgttcacacacacacacacacacacacacacacattttcaagcATTCAGGGTTAAAATACATAAGGTATCTTAACAAATATAattagtttttgatttttgcaataaaaacacGTGTAAGCACTGTCAATAAATGACTGAGATGTATTTTCAAGCTGAAATTTGCTCagtaatatttttaatgtctttgtaCAAGATTTCCTCTATGTTATTTTACTTTGCACAGCAGAGATCTCATAAAAATGGAATCAAAACTATTGCTTTAATTAGGATATTTCATTGCAagataaatagaaataagtCAGTTATGTAATGACAAGGTACATTTTAAATTGTACACTGGTGATTTAGTAAATTATAAGCCCAATTCTAAAAAAAACTTTAGATGCAGTGTAGCTCAAAAAAATTTGCAAATCCTTTTTGATGTATACTTGAAAAtggtacaaagacaatatattgaatgttttacctcatcaactttTGTAAAAgagttttgtaaatatatagTTATTCTGAAACacgtttcaaacaagttggaaccggggcaacaaaagactgggagtGTTGTGTCCtgctcacaaacaaaacacctgtttggaacattctaCAGGTAAAaaggttcattggtaacagctGATAGGATCATGACTCTGTATGAAGATGGTATCCTCAAAAGACTCAGTTTAAACATGTGATTGTACAAAGGATATTCTTGCATGGGCTCAGGAAGTATTGTACTCATTGTTAGTGAAAAATCACAAGTTTgatgaaaagtcaaagaaacaccaaagttattacaattcatcctgatgGGCACACAAATAAGTGTAAGTGTAGTTGCTTTTTTGGCACGCCAACAGTTGAGCAACAATTGTGTTTCAAGCCCAAAGTGATGACCCTGACGTCCTGATTATTTTGTCAGAtagctcctccagagccacagaggaTGTTATACAACAGTTTTCAAAGGATGAGTAGTACTCCTTGTGGCaactaaactgaaactgatATTCACAATCAGTGGAAATTGGTGAAATCAATCTTAATTGATTTTAGTATATTCAAACCTGTCAGATTTATGCACATGTATATCCATGCATGCTCACATTGTATATGCCAACGTGAAGCTTTGTCAGCACTGTGTTTTTCCCTTCATAATGACATCcaaactgtgttttcagagcCTTGTTGCCTGGCCCAGTCGATTGTTCTCTCTTACCGTGTTTGCCGTCTGCGAGCACCCTGCAGGTTGATGTTAATGGGGATGCTGAAAGACCTCCGGGGAGAAGCTGTGCTCAAGAACATGCCCACTTCTATCTCAGCCACCTCCCAGCCCCAAGAATGTGTGTCCACCTAACAAGCTCCTCTCTATCTGAAAGTCAAATGTCCTTCTGTCAACAGCTGATCATCTCCAACAGGATCCAATGCAGTGAGGTGACTGACTGATTGGATTCACCGGGGAAGTCTCTGTTGTTTACCAAGGCTCAAAGGTGAGTACAACACCTTCCACCCTCATGTGTGTTTCTATAGAAACCACCACAGGTAAGGCAGGTAGGATGCTAATGGCCTCTCAGTGGGCCCGTGATGCACAGCTGCAGGCAGCAATTTGTCATGGAGATGTTGAATGAATCCCTTCTTAATTATTAACTTTTTGGACAGAATGAAACAGCATGATAACACTTCACAGGTATAGGAAATCAGTTAGGAAGAAAAAGCAGGAGTAAAAGGTGTAAAGTTTCACTTATACGCCAAATTTACCACCTTTACAAACATTTACACACCCATACAGAGAAGATACTGACCCAAACATGTGTCCTGTGACATTTCATTATCCTGTAGGCCTGTTGAGATCCAAACCTCTCAGAGTGTCCCAAGTCCCAACCCTGTGTGATATGGGTGCAAGGTGCTGAGCAGGTTTAATGTGTTATTTAAACAATCAAAAGCCTTTGCATTATTAATATGTTGCTGGAAAAACATATGGAGGTATTAACTTGGTGACAGTTCCGTTTAATATAATAAGCCCAAGGCTAGGAACACCACTGCAGCTCGAAAACAGAGGCAACCATTcaataaaacagacagcaaagccATACCTAATTTGTTAAGGGTTGAATACAATAGTGTTACTTTTTGGAAATTTTTCCTCAATCTTTTATCATGCTTTCCGGAATAAGGCTCCACATTCTGAGAAATGTAATCTTGGTTTGTCTGATATACTTCATtacctgtctgtttttattattgtgggTGATGGATTTGTAACCTGAATTTGTAAATGGAGTCCCTTTTTGTAGAGCAACAAAGTTATTCGTATAAGTAGCTTGCAAGGAGGGTGATGGGCCTGGAGTGTTTCTTCCCAGGGTTGTGGGAAAATCAAGTGCTTTTCATGAAACTGAAGACAGCAAGataaaaaatgcattaagtCCGGTGTACTTTGCCTCACCTGGCAACCTGAGACATTGCCTTGACTGTGAGACTCACAGAGTGGTGCTGCACTGTAGATG
This portion of the Scatophagus argus isolate fScaArg1 chromosome 13, fScaArg1.pri, whole genome shotgun sequence genome encodes:
- the kcnmb3 gene encoding calcium-activated potassium channel subunit beta-3 isoform X2, with amino-acid sequence MFLSTASPRRSFSIPININLQGARRRQTRDFYSATAQDLEWSRGLDGRGGQRTRTQMPVSSVGEDRAILLGFSMMAFSVLMFFVVGITMIKPYVNSNWEEASCVLLKTEILEEWVDCRGVSTVPCLRAMVNLTGSNQTAFLHFDEELVQLTLECFYIPKCRMDRKELLKEVKTLKNILDTQLDNTSLCFTDHTKHPVDAILNRKHTYKDALFALLWPCLMLGGGALLVGLVKLTQYLSHLSAEMCSETAGGRLTSRHTQGKPYRLLRRSSMQSPS
- the kcnmb3 gene encoding calcium-activated potassium channel subunit beta-3 isoform X1, with translation MFLSTASPRRSFSIPININLQGARRRQTRHRDFYSATAQDLEWSRGLDGRGGQRTRTQMPVSSVGEDRAILLGFSMMAFSVLMFFVVGITMIKPYVNSNWEEASCVLLKTEILEEWVDCRGVSTVPCLRAMVNLTGSNQTAFLHFDEELVQLTLECFYIPKCRMDRKELLKEVKTLKNILDTQLDNTSLCFTDHTKHPVDAILNRKHTYKDALFALLWPCLMLGGGALLVGLVKLTQYLSHLSAEMCSETAGGRLTSRHTQGKPYRLLRRSSMQSPS